From Haloarcula sp. CBA1127, a single genomic window includes:
- a CDS encoding TrkA family potassium uptake protein — MDTWLRRTLLYIVALGGIILGYAFAYDYGMATFENDPQPFLRSLRVVVETFTTTGYGSDAPWSTTEMRLLVIVMDITGVVLIFLALPVLLFPLFEEAMTTTAPNTVENGLSDHVVICQFSPRGETLVTELDTWNVDYVIVEPDRNRANNLYEDGYYVIHADPQSVDGLERAHLSSARAVVADASDQVNTSIILTAREVDESVQTVSVVKEPDRAKYHDLAGADAVLSPRGLLGESLASKVTTGVSTTLGDSIEIGEDFDIAELPIHRGSDLVGTTLADSGIREQTGVNVIGAWFRGQFVSPPDPDAELDGSTVLLVSGTESQLEQLKQMTLSSVRGFRRGETVIIGAGEVGQTITSALTNAGVPHTVLDQTDAPGVDVVGDATDPEELRHAGVGTARTVILALSSDTDTEFATLVIRDLNPDVEIIARAEESENVQKMYRAGADYVLALSTVSGRMLASTILEDEDVISMDQQVEVIRVAANGLGNTTIGEADVRSRTGCTVVAIERNGAVITELSPDVTIEPTDKLVIAGTDDGVTRFNSVFG, encoded by the coding sequence ATGGATACCTGGCTGCGACGGACGCTACTGTACATCGTCGCGCTTGGCGGCATTATTCTGGGGTACGCGTTCGCGTACGACTACGGAATGGCGACGTTCGAGAACGACCCGCAACCGTTCCTGCGGTCGCTTCGCGTCGTGGTCGAAACGTTCACCACGACTGGGTACGGCTCGGACGCACCGTGGAGCACCACGGAGATGCGGCTGCTCGTCATTGTCATGGATATCACCGGCGTCGTGCTCATTTTCCTCGCGCTTCCGGTGTTGCTGTTTCCGCTGTTCGAAGAGGCGATGACGACGACAGCCCCGAACACCGTCGAGAACGGCCTCAGCGACCACGTCGTCATCTGTCAGTTTTCTCCCCGAGGTGAGACGCTCGTCACCGAACTCGACACCTGGAACGTCGACTACGTCATCGTCGAACCGGACCGGAACCGGGCCAACAACCTCTACGAAGACGGGTACTACGTCATCCACGCCGACCCGCAGTCCGTTGACGGGCTCGAACGGGCCCATCTGTCGTCCGCCCGCGCGGTCGTGGCCGACGCGTCCGACCAGGTGAACACCAGTATCATCCTCACCGCCCGCGAGGTCGACGAGTCCGTCCAGACCGTCAGCGTTGTCAAGGAGCCCGACCGGGCGAAGTATCACGACCTCGCCGGTGCCGACGCCGTCCTGTCGCCGCGCGGACTGCTCGGTGAGAGCCTCGCGAGCAAGGTCACAACCGGCGTCTCGACGACGCTTGGGGACTCAATAGAGATCGGCGAGGACTTCGACATCGCCGAACTGCCGATCCACCGCGGGAGTGACCTCGTCGGAACGACGCTGGCCGACAGCGGCATCCGCGAGCAGACCGGCGTCAACGTCATCGGCGCGTGGTTCCGCGGCCAGTTCGTGAGTCCGCCCGACCCCGACGCCGAGCTTGACGGCAGCACGGTCCTACTGGTGTCGGGGACCGAGTCCCAACTGGAACAGCTCAAACAGATGACCCTCTCCAGCGTGCGTGGCTTCCGCCGCGGGGAGACGGTGATTATCGGTGCCGGCGAGGTCGGCCAGACGATCACGTCGGCGCTTACGAACGCCGGCGTGCCGCATACGGTGCTTGACCAGACCGACGCGCCGGGCGTCGATGTTGTCGGCGACGCCACAGATCCCGAAGAGCTACGACACGCTGGCGTCGGCACAGCCAGAACGGTTATCCTCGCCCTGTCGTCGGATACCGATACCGAGTTCGCGACGCTTGTTATCCGTGACCTCAACCCGGACGTCGAAATCATCGCCCGCGCCGAGGAAAGCGAAAACGTCCAGAAAATGTACCGGGCAGGCGCTGACTACGTCCTCGCGCTGTCGACGGTCAGCGGCCGAATGCTCGCCTCCACAATTCTCGAAGACGAGGACGTTATCTCGATGGACCAGCAAGTCGAAGTCATCCGCGTCGCCGCTAACGGCCTCGGAAATACGACGATCGGCGAGGCCGATGTCCGCTCACGGACGGGCTGTACGGTCGTCGCAATCGAGCGCAACGGTGCTGTCATCACCGAGCTCAGTCCTGACGTGACTATCGAACCGACTGATAAGCTCGTCATCGCTGGCACCGACGACGGCGTGACACGGTTCAACTCGGTGTTTGGCTAG
- the citZ gene encoding citrate synthase, protein MSDDLKKGLEGVIVAESELSVIDGDAGKLVYRGYTIEDLAKGASYEEVLYLLWHGHLPNRDELSEFKQAMVDARGVDDDVISTVRQLAEADENPMAALRTAVSMLSAFDPAPEDAEPTDETVNLETGRRITAKIPTIIAAFTRIRDGKEPVEPRDDLDHAANFLYMLNGEEPDDVLADVFDQALVLHADHGLNASTFSAITTASTLSDVHSAVTSAIGTLKGPLHGGANQDVMEMLKEVDDAESDPLDWVKNALDEGRRVSGFGHRVYNVKDPRANILGERSKELGEAAGTLKWYEMSTTIEDYLMEEKGLAPNVDFYSASTYYQMGIPIDIYTPIFAMSRVGGWVAHVFEYIEDNRLIRPRARYTGKNTDETEFVPLDER, encoded by the coding sequence ATGTCCGACGACCTCAAGAAGGGACTCGAGGGTGTCATCGTCGCCGAGTCCGAACTCAGCGTTATCGACGGCGACGCTGGCAAACTCGTGTATCGGGGGTACACCATCGAGGACCTCGCGAAGGGTGCCAGCTACGAAGAGGTGCTGTACCTGCTTTGGCACGGCCACCTGCCGAACCGGGACGAACTCTCCGAGTTCAAGCAGGCGATGGTGGACGCGCGCGGCGTGGACGACGACGTCATCTCGACCGTGCGACAACTCGCCGAAGCGGACGAGAACCCGATGGCAGCGCTCCGGACTGCGGTGTCGATGCTCTCGGCGTTCGACCCTGCGCCCGAGGACGCCGAACCGACCGACGAGACGGTCAATCTCGAAACTGGGCGGCGAATCACGGCCAAGATTCCGACCATCATCGCGGCGTTCACCCGCATCCGCGACGGCAAGGAGCCCGTCGAACCCCGCGACGACCTCGACCACGCGGCGAATTTCCTCTACATGCTCAATGGTGAGGAGCCCGACGACGTGCTCGCCGACGTGTTCGACCAGGCGCTCGTGCTCCACGCCGACCACGGCCTCAACGCCTCGACGTTCTCGGCTATCACGACGGCGTCGACGCTGTCGGACGTTCACAGCGCAGTCACCTCTGCCATCGGGACCCTGAAGGGGCCGCTCCACGGCGGGGCGAATCAGGACGTTATGGAGATGCTAAAGGAGGTCGACGACGCGGAATCCGACCCGCTCGACTGGGTCAAGAACGCCCTCGACGAGGGCCGCCGTGTCTCCGGCTTCGGCCACCGTGTCTACAACGTCAAGGACCCGCGCGCGAATATCCTCGGCGAGCGCTCGAAGGAACTCGGCGAGGCCGCCGGGACGCTCAAGTGGTACGAGATGTCGACCACCATCGAGGACTACCTCATGGAAGAGAAGGGACTGGCCCCGAACGTCGACTTCTACTCGGCGTCGACGTACTACCAGATGGGTATCCCCATCGACATCTACACCCCCATCTTCGCGATGTCCCGCGTCGGCGGCTGGGTCGCCCACGTCTTCGAGTACATCGAGGATAATCGCCTGATCCGCCCGCGTGCCCGCTACACCGGCAAGAACACCGACGAGACGGAGTTCGTGCCGCTGGACGAGCGATAG
- a CDS encoding pyridoxal-phosphate dependent enzyme: MRICSVCNREYPRAEPWRCSCGAPLDYASQPLPDSRPAQFSRTSGVWDFADFLPMSERVSLGEGWTPLVDAPEWNASFKLEYLHPTGSFKDRGAATVIAEALEVGADRVLEDSSGNAGLAVASYAAQTGLDAEIYVPASAKETKVRRIERTGADVVPVEGSRESVTVACIDAVENGAGWYASHAWNPAFFAGTATAAYEIAAQRDWSVPDAVVTPLGHGTLFLGLYRGFRALEQAGWTDAIPRILGTQAVGYSPIADDDEGGTVPDDAAANDLADGIHIRDPPRGRQIRHAIDETGGAAVAVSAAATERERDRLSGAGFHVEPTCATATAALPQFRERGELQDGDDVVVALTGRND, translated from the coding sequence ATGCGCATCTGTAGCGTCTGCAACCGAGAGTACCCCCGTGCGGAACCCTGGCGGTGTTCCTGCGGGGCTCCGCTTGACTACGCCAGCCAGCCCCTGCCCGACAGCCGACCAGCACAGTTCTCACGGACCAGCGGGGTCTGGGACTTCGCTGACTTCCTCCCAATGAGTGAGCGAGTCAGTTTAGGCGAGGGCTGGACGCCGCTGGTCGACGCACCCGAATGGAACGCCAGCTTCAAACTAGAGTATCTCCACCCGACGGGGAGTTTCAAGGACCGCGGCGCCGCGACGGTCATCGCCGAAGCGCTCGAAGTCGGAGCCGACCGCGTGCTCGAAGACTCCTCAGGCAACGCCGGGCTGGCAGTCGCGTCCTACGCGGCGCAGACGGGCCTGGACGCGGAGATATACGTCCCGGCGAGCGCGAAGGAAACGAAGGTGCGCCGCATCGAACGAACCGGGGCCGATGTCGTCCCGGTCGAGGGGAGTAGAGAGTCCGTAACCGTAGCCTGTATCGACGCCGTGGAGAACGGGGCGGGGTGGTATGCCAGCCACGCCTGGAACCCCGCGTTCTTCGCTGGGACAGCGACGGCCGCCTACGAAATCGCCGCCCAGCGGGACTGGAGCGTTCCGGACGCTGTCGTCACGCCGCTCGGTCACGGGACGCTGTTTCTGGGCCTCTACCGCGGATTTCGGGCACTGGAGCAAGCTGGGTGGACGGACGCTATCCCGCGCATACTGGGAACGCAAGCGGTCGGGTACAGTCCCATCGCCGACGATGACGAGGGCGGGACTGTGCCGGACGACGCTGCCGCCAACGACCTCGCCGACGGGATCCACATCCGGGACCCACCACGCGGCCGGCAGATACGGCACGCCATCGACGAAACCGGTGGTGCCGCCGTCGCCGTCTCTGCGGCGGCAACCGAGCGAGAGCGCGACCGGCTCAGTGGGGCAGGGTTTCACGTTGAGCCGACGTGTGCGACGGCGACGGCGGCGCTCCCTCAGTTCAGAGAGCGGGGAGAACTCCAGGACGGTGACGACGTGGTTGTTGCGTTGACCGGACGAAATGACTAA
- the glmM gene encoding phosphoglucosamine mutase encodes MQVFGSSGVRGVAGDELTPRYVLRVAQAAGDVWRDDHDRVAIARDTRTTGRTFINAATSGLTAVGFDVDRLGVVPTPGLQAYCEREAVPGVMITASHNPAAYNGVKLIGADGVELTRSTLDRVEQSLRDDTPNYADWETVGSDTAIESARRRYREQVLAAVDRDRIADADLTIVVDSGHGAGSLTSPDLFRELGCEVHTVNTQPDGHFPGRDPEPVAENLEDLRAFVRATDADLGFAHDGDADRGMFVDETGTHIEGDAALAALAAAKIESGDGVVSAVNASQRLVDVVEDAGATLSLTPIGSTYIVSRIRKLQNEGTHVAIAGEGNGGILFPDYRIARDGAFTAAKFLELVADRPASEVAADYDDYYNVRRNLEYETEEERESMLEGIEAHANEATADLDTTDGYRLDYGDGWVLARPSGTEPVVRVYAEARTLDRAEELAETMVSRATQQTNTYSGE; translated from the coding sequence ATGCAAGTGTTCGGGTCGAGCGGCGTCCGAGGTGTCGCGGGCGATGAGCTGACACCGCGGTACGTCCTTCGGGTTGCACAGGCCGCCGGGGACGTCTGGCGTGACGACCACGACCGCGTGGCGATCGCCCGGGACACGCGGACGACCGGGCGGACGTTTATCAATGCCGCGACAAGCGGGCTGACGGCCGTCGGGTTCGATGTCGACCGCCTCGGCGTCGTGCCGACGCCGGGACTGCAGGCCTACTGCGAGCGTGAGGCGGTCCCGGGCGTAATGATTACTGCGAGCCACAATCCGGCCGCGTACAACGGCGTGAAGCTCATCGGCGCCGACGGGGTTGAACTGACACGGAGCACGCTCGACCGCGTCGAGCAGTCGCTCCGGGACGACACTCCAAACTACGCAGACTGGGAGACAGTCGGGTCGGACACCGCCATCGAGAGCGCCCGCCGCCGATACCGCGAGCAGGTGCTTGCTGCCGTCGACCGCGACCGCATCGCCGACGCCGACCTCACTATCGTCGTCGACTCCGGCCACGGGGCTGGCTCTCTTACAAGCCCCGACCTGTTCCGCGAACTCGGCTGTGAAGTCCACACCGTCAACACCCAGCCCGACGGCCACTTCCCCGGCCGTGACCCCGAACCAGTCGCCGAGAACCTCGAAGACCTGCGGGCGTTTGTCCGCGCGACCGACGCCGACCTCGGATTCGCCCACGACGGCGACGCCGACCGCGGGATGTTCGTCGACGAGACCGGAACCCACATCGAAGGCGACGCCGCGCTGGCCGCGCTCGCGGCGGCGAAAATCGAGTCCGGCGACGGCGTCGTCTCGGCAGTTAACGCCTCACAGCGACTGGTCGATGTCGTCGAGGACGCCGGCGCGACCCTTTCGCTGACCCCCATCGGGTCGACGTACATCGTCAGTCGCATCCGCAAACTGCAAAACGAGGGGACCCACGTCGCGATTGCCGGCGAAGGCAACGGCGGCATTCTCTTTCCCGACTACCGCATCGCCAGAGACGGCGCGTTCACCGCCGCGAAGTTCCTCGAACTCGTCGCTGACCGGCCTGCAAGCGAGGTTGCTGCGGACTACGACGACTACTACAACGTCCGGCGGAACCTCGAATACGAAACCGAAGAAGAGCGCGAGTCGATGCTCGAAGGTATCGAGGCCCATGCGAACGAGGCGACAGCTGACCTCGATACGACAGACGGTTACCGCCTTGACTACGGCGACGGCTGGGTACTTGCCCGACCGTCCGGTACGGAGCCCGTTGTCCGGGTCTACGCCGAAGCGCGCACGCTTGACCGCGCCGAGGAACTCGCCGAAACGATGGTTAGCCGAGCGACCCAGCAAACGAATACTTACAGCGGCGAATAG
- a CDS encoding transcriptional regulator, with protein MSRSALVENVMAMLEDAGFLVSDRCAIRPKSFDIAARRGEDVLLLKILGNIDAFDAQTGGEMRRLGTYLNATPIVIGLRTRDEELKPGVVYFRHGVPVLSPDTAMDLFVEEVPPLIYAAPGGLYVNIDSEILADVRENRDWSLGRLAKELGVSRRTVSKYEDGMDASVEVAAELEDLFDAPLTSPVSVLDGAEEVRDDEPTPDDPDVAPEDEPIVTVFTRIGFEVHPTDRAPFKSVNESDDQHGQVLAGHSAFTETAEKRARIMSSVGEVTRTRSVYVVDELRQESVEGTALIEKEEMENIEDAIDLRDLIMERGEDREEVA; from the coding sequence ATGTCACGGTCGGCGCTGGTGGAAAACGTCATGGCGATGCTCGAAGACGCTGGCTTCCTCGTCAGCGACCGCTGTGCGATTCGGCCGAAGAGTTTCGACATCGCTGCCCGTCGCGGTGAGGACGTGTTGCTCCTGAAGATACTGGGCAACATCGACGCCTTCGATGCACAGACCGGGGGCGAGATGCGGCGACTGGGCACGTATCTGAATGCCACCCCGATCGTGATCGGCCTCCGAACGCGCGACGAGGAACTGAAGCCCGGTGTCGTCTACTTCCGGCACGGCGTTCCCGTGCTGTCACCCGACACCGCGATGGACCTGTTCGTTGAGGAGGTCCCGCCGCTCATCTACGCCGCGCCGGGCGGACTCTACGTCAACATCGACTCCGAGATTCTCGCCGACGTGCGCGAGAACCGCGACTGGTCGCTTGGCCGTTTAGCGAAGGAGTTGGGCGTCTCCCGGCGGACAGTCTCGAAATACGAGGACGGGATGGACGCCTCCGTCGAGGTGGCCGCCGAACTCGAAGACCTGTTCGACGCGCCGCTGACCTCGCCGGTGAGCGTCCTTGACGGCGCCGAGGAGGTCCGGGACGACGAGCCGACACCGGACGACCCCGATGTCGCGCCGGAGGACGAGCCGATTGTGACGGTGTTCACCCGCATCGGCTTTGAGGTGCATCCGACGGACCGTGCGCCCTTCAAGAGCGTCAACGAGAGTGACGACCAGCACGGACAGGTCCTTGCCGGTCACTCGGCGTTCACCGAAACGGCCGAGAAACGGGCCCGCATCATGTCATCGGTCGGTGAGGTGACCCGGACCCGGTCGGTGTACGTCGTCGACGAACTCCGGCAGGAGTCTGTCGAAGGGACTGCGCTCATCGAGAAAGAGGAGATGGAGAACATCGAGGACGCCATCGATCTGCGGGACCTGATTATGGAGCGCGGCGAGGACCGCGAAGAAGTGGCCTGA
- a CDS encoding succinylglutamate desuccinylase/aspartoacylase family protein, with translation MVTFGTATAAPGEKDTGRLEVGETRDGSTFGLPVAVVNGVDDGRTLYIQAASDGDELNGVGVIQRTLPQLDPMELSGTILVCGVVNYHAFQVAEHRNPVDDTKMNRAYPGDKTGTSSERIAAATFNAAISADYVLDLHQGSTSQMIDEVRVRCGTRHRLHEECLELAKVFGCGYILDQKGPDGQLARAAPDEGVPTIDPELGGCVGWDEDSIQRGVDGVFNVLHYYGFLDGHHDTRPQTRATGFEQYGSPVGGLIDLKPDLGDRVSRGETLFEVTDVFGEPKAEITADSSGVFWRARRLPQVATGEYVCSVGTNIDTY, from the coding sequence ATGGTTACTTTCGGTACGGCGACCGCCGCCCCCGGTGAGAAAGACACGGGGCGGCTGGAGGTCGGTGAGACCCGCGACGGGTCGACGTTCGGGCTACCGGTCGCCGTCGTCAACGGTGTCGACGACGGACGGACCCTCTACATCCAGGCGGCCAGCGACGGTGACGAACTGAACGGTGTCGGCGTCATCCAGCGGACGCTCCCACAGCTCGACCCGATGGAGTTATCGGGGACGATTCTGGTCTGTGGCGTCGTCAACTACCACGCGTTCCAGGTCGCCGAGCACCGCAACCCGGTCGACGACACGAAGATGAATCGGGCGTATCCGGGCGATAAGACAGGGACATCGAGCGAGCGCATCGCTGCGGCGACGTTCAACGCCGCCATCAGCGCTGATTACGTGCTCGATCTGCATCAGGGGTCGACCTCGCAGATGATCGACGAGGTGCGAGTTCGGTGTGGCACCCGCCACCGCCTCCACGAGGAGTGTCTCGAACTCGCGAAAGTGTTTGGCTGTGGCTACATCCTCGACCAGAAAGGCCCCGATGGACAGCTGGCTCGCGCTGCCCCTGACGAGGGCGTGCCAACAATCGACCCCGAACTCGGCGGCTGTGTCGGCTGGGACGAAGACTCCATCCAGCGGGGCGTCGACGGCGTGTTCAACGTACTGCACTACTACGGCTTCCTCGATGGCCACCACGACACGCGCCCCCAGACCCGCGCCACCGGGTTCGAACAGTACGGCTCCCCCGTCGGCGGCCTCATCGACCTCAAGCCCGATCTCGGGGACCGCGTCTCCCGCGGCGAGACGCTGTTCGAAGTGACCGACGTGTTCGGCGAGCCGAAGGCCGAAATCACTGCCGACTCCAGTGGCGTGTTCTGGCGTGCGCGCCGGCTCCCACAGGTCGCAACCGGCGAGTACGTCTGCTCGGTCGGGACGAACATCGATACCTACTAG
- the pyrE gene encoding orotate phosphoribosyltransferase encodes MANDELIAALRDADAVKFGEFELSHGGTSNYYVDKYVFETDPDCLDSIAAAFAERIAEWDTDATLAGVALGAVPLVAVTSVETGIPYVIARKQAKEYGTGNRIEGDLADGEEVIILEDIATTGQSAVDAAEALREAGAVVNRVLVVVDREEGASENLADHDLELSSLVTASDLLADAPDDIDA; translated from the coding sequence ATGGCAAACGACGAACTCATTGCGGCGCTACGAGACGCTGACGCCGTCAAATTCGGAGAGTTCGAGCTCTCCCACGGCGGCACATCGAACTACTATGTCGACAAGTACGTCTTCGAGACCGACCCCGACTGTCTGGACAGCATCGCCGCGGCCTTCGCCGAGCGCATCGCCGAGTGGGACACGGACGCCACGCTGGCCGGCGTTGCCCTCGGCGCGGTCCCGCTGGTCGCGGTCACCAGCGTCGAAACCGGTATCCCCTACGTTATCGCCCGCAAGCAGGCCAAGGAGTACGGGACGGGCAACCGAATCGAGGGCGATCTGGCCGACGGTGAGGAAGTCATCATCCTCGAAGACATCGCGACGACCGGCCAGAGCGCGGTCGACGCCGCCGAGGCGCTCCGCGAGGCCGGCGCTGTCGTCAACCGCGTGCTCGTCGTCGTCGACCGCGAGGAAGGAGCCAGCGAGAACCTCGCCGACCACGACCTCGAACTCTCGTCGCTCGTAACCGCGTCGGACCTGCTCGCCGACGCACCCGACGACATCGACGCGTAG
- a CDS encoding tRNA(Ile)(2)-agmatinylcytidine synthase, whose protein sequence is MTVVGLDDTDSRERGMCTTYAAATLAESIRDAGGTVERLLLVRLNPAVEHKTRGNAALAVHTDLDADTALGLAEDTLDMAETDDPRTNPGAIVADCDPEDVPPQVATFARETIRSIQDPMAATTLADVVGFARCQRGNGRGLVGALAAVGAWAALSDWTYEHIAYREHDRWGTERAVDSESVRAAAEEYYPDVWDTVDRESAYPVCVPRTPCPILYGIRGDDPTACRAVADAIDSEPIARRATFVTNQGTDVHLQDAAVDAVTADSAYRVTGDVVDAPETREGGHVFVTLKGDDATLDCAAFEPTKGFRDRVRSLRVGDRITACGEVSDGTLKLEKLAVRELVRTEAVTPDCPDCGRSMKSAGRNQGYRCRDCGTSADGKTEQSIERGLERGWYEVPPVARRHIAKPLVRGGFDAPTHPSR, encoded by the coding sequence GTGACTGTCGTCGGCCTCGATGATACGGACTCGCGCGAACGGGGGATGTGTACGACCTACGCTGCCGCGACCCTCGCCGAGTCGATCCGGGATGCCGGGGGGACCGTCGAGCGACTGCTCCTCGTCCGGCTGAATCCCGCCGTCGAACACAAGACCCGCGGGAACGCGGCGCTGGCGGTGCATACGGACCTCGATGCCGACACAGCGCTTGGACTGGCCGAGGACACACTCGACATGGCTGAAACCGATGACCCACGGACCAACCCCGGCGCTATCGTCGCTGACTGCGACCCCGAAGATGTCCCGCCGCAGGTCGCAACGTTCGCCCGCGAGACCATCCGGTCGATACAGGACCCGATGGCCGCGACGACGCTAGCTGATGTAGTCGGGTTCGCCCGCTGCCAGCGGGGCAACGGCCGCGGGCTCGTCGGCGCGCTCGCGGCAGTTGGTGCCTGGGCCGCGCTGTCGGACTGGACCTACGAACACATCGCCTATCGGGAGCACGACCGGTGGGGCACTGAGCGAGCGGTCGACAGCGAGAGCGTCCGCGCGGCGGCAGAGGAGTACTACCCCGACGTGTGGGATACCGTCGACCGCGAGTCGGCCTATCCGGTCTGTGTGCCGCGGACGCCCTGCCCGATTCTCTACGGGATTCGCGGCGACGACCCGACCGCCTGTCGCGCCGTCGCGGATGCAATCGACAGCGAACCCATCGCTCGCCGGGCGACGTTCGTGACGAACCAGGGGACCGACGTGCATCTACAGGACGCCGCTGTCGACGCAGTCACGGCCGACAGCGCCTACCGCGTCACCGGCGACGTGGTCGATGCCCCCGAAACGCGGGAGGGTGGACACGTATTCGTTACGCTCAAGGGCGACGATGCGACTCTCGACTGTGCGGCCTTCGAGCCGACGAAGGGCTTTCGCGACCGGGTCCGATCGCTCAGGGTCGGCGACCGAATCACCGCGTGTGGCGAAGTGAGCGACGGGACGCTCAAACTGGAGAAGCTCGCGGTTCGGGAACTCGTTCGGACGGAAGCCGTCACACCGGACTGTCCGGACTGTGGCCGGTCGATGAAATCCGCCGGCCGGAACCAGGGCTATCGGTGTCGGGACTGCGGGACTAGCGCTGACGGCAAGACTGAGCAGTCCATCGAGCGAGGACTGGAACGCGGCTGGTACGAAGTCCCGCCGGTCGCGCGCCGCCATATCGCGAAGCCGCTGGTCCGTGGCGGGTTCGATGCGCCAACCCACCCGTCTCGCTGA
- a CDS encoding potassium channel family protein gives MDPTGTVEYEPVSVKQVLAEMKDTAELLIDLSYSAVLLGSDDVAAEVLELEEKMDVLQLRARMSLLMACRSTADAESLAPVLGMVGAAEKISDAAGDIAKIVLEDIGLPDTMRAALPEAVETLVRATVSSESALAGETLGSLNLETETGVRALAIRRQGNWLLNPDRETRLEAGDVVLFRGPEDGIAEVYQDAMGEVYEPPEPPKGGVRDLERAVDSIVLMKDMGELAVDLAYGAVLFDSTEVAEEVVELEAEVDALQSRFEAWTLRAAADIDDPVSLRGLVHLARSTEVISDAALEMSEGVLRGLSTHPVVAEAVQESDEIIVRTTVYPDSDLAGTTIGDAEVKTATGMRIIAIRRGAGESERTGREGGDWVVSPGPETQIQTGDVLIAKGTRTGGDRLTDLARDA, from the coding sequence ATGGACCCGACAGGGACGGTTGAGTACGAACCGGTCAGCGTCAAGCAGGTGCTGGCCGAGATGAAAGACACCGCTGAGTTGCTCATTGACCTCTCGTACTCGGCTGTCCTGCTGGGTAGCGACGACGTGGCCGCGGAGGTGCTGGAATTAGAGGAGAAAATGGACGTGCTCCAGTTACGCGCACGCATGAGTCTCCTGATGGCCTGCCGGTCGACGGCGGACGCGGAATCGCTCGCCCCGGTTCTGGGGATGGTTGGGGCCGCGGAGAAAATCAGCGACGCCGCTGGCGATATCGCCAAAATAGTGCTAGAGGACATCGGTCTGCCGGATACGATGCGGGCGGCCCTGCCTGAGGCTGTCGAGACGCTCGTGCGAGCGACAGTCAGTTCTGAATCCGCGCTGGCCGGCGAGACACTGGGCAGTCTGAACCTCGAAACCGAAACGGGGGTCCGAGCGCTGGCGATTCGCCGACAGGGGAACTGGTTGCTCAACCCCGACCGGGAGACGCGCCTCGAAGCGGGCGACGTGGTGCTGTTCCGGGGACCCGAAGACGGTATTGCCGAGGTGTATCAGGACGCGATGGGCGAGGTGTACGAACCGCCGGAGCCCCCGAAAGGCGGCGTTCGCGACCTCGAACGGGCCGTCGACTCCATCGTGTTGATGAAGGATATGGGCGAGTTGGCCGTCGACCTGGCCTACGGCGCGGTCCTGTTCGACAGCACAGAAGTCGCCGAGGAAGTCGTCGAACTCGAAGCCGAGGTCGATGCGCTCCAGTCACGGTTCGAGGCCTGGACGCTCCGGGCCGCCGCCGACATCGATGACCCCGTCTCCCTGCGAGGGCTTGTTCATCTGGCCCGGTCAACGGAGGTCATCTCCGACGCCGCACTGGAAATGAGCGAGGGCGTCCTGCGGGGGCTATCGACGCATCCGGTCGTCGCCGAGGCCGTGCAGGAGTCCGACGAGATCATCGTCCGAACGACAGTGTACCCCGACAGCGACCTCGCGGGGACGACCATCGGCGACGCGGAGGTCAAGACAGCGACAGGCATGCGAATCATCGCGATACGGCGCGGCGCCGGAGAGAGCGAGCGGACCGGACGCGAAGGGGGCGACTGGGTCGTTTCGCCGGGCCCGGAAACGCAGATCCAGACGGGCGACGTGCTCATCGCGAAGGGGACTCGAACCGGCGGCGACCGGCTTACCGACCTGGCAAGGGACGCATAG
- a CDS encoding glutathione S-transferase N-terminal domain-containing protein, producing the protein MANLELYELEGCPYCAKVIKKLDELGLDYESHMVPRSHGERTEVKEVSGQTGVPVLIDEDNGVDGMPESDDIVEYLEETYGQ; encoded by the coding sequence ATGGCCAATCTCGAACTCTACGAACTCGAAGGCTGTCCGTACTGTGCGAAGGTAATCAAGAAGCTCGACGAACTCGGACTCGACTACGAGTCCCACATGGTCCCGCGGTCCCACGGCGAGCGGACCGAAGTCAAGGAGGTTTCGGGCCAGACCGGTGTTCCGGTACTCATCGACGAGGACAACGGCGTCGACGGAATGCCCGAATCCGACGACATCGTCGAATATCTCGAAGAGACGTACGGACAGTAG